A single window of Oreochromis aureus strain Israel breed Guangdong linkage group 5, ZZ_aureus, whole genome shotgun sequence DNA harbors:
- the mustn1a gene encoding musculoskeletal embryonic nuclear protein 1a yields the protein MSQPNQEDEQMQRPEVREEDLTEAKNKLGAAGPPKSKTMEVMEECEKMGKVAPSVFSRARSGAETAFNTRSGQPIRK from the exons ATGTCTCAA CCTAATCAGGAAGATGAGCAAATGCAGCGTCCTGAAGTGAGAGAAGAAGACCTGACTGAAGCAAAGAACAAGCTGGGTGCTGCTGGGCCTCCGAAGAGCAAGACAATGGAAGTAATGGAGGAGTGCG AGAAAATGGGGAAAGTTGCGCCCTCTGTGTTCAGCAGAGCGAGGTCAGGAGCAGAGACTGCTTTCAACACTCGCTCAGGCCAGCCAATCAGGAAATAG
- the ruvbl1 gene encoding ruvB-like 1: MKIEEVKSTTKTQRIASHSHVKGLGLDEAGNAKQTACGLVGQEAAREACGIIVELIRSKKMAGRAILLAGPPGTGKTALALAMAQELGNKVPFCPMVGSEVYSSEIKKTEVLMENFRRAIGLRIKETKEVYEGEVTELTPCETENPMGGYGKTISHVIIGLKTAKGTKQLKLDPSIYESLQKERVEVGDVIYIEANSGAVKRQGRCDTFATEFDLEAEEYVPLPKGDVHKKKEIVQDVTLHDLDVANARPQGGQDILSMMGQLMKPKKTEITDKLRAEINKVVNRYIDQGIAELVPGVLFVDEVHMLDIECFTYLHRALESSIAPIVVFASNRGNCLIRGTEDISSPHGIPLDLLDRVMIIRTMLYTPQEMKQIIKIRAQTEGISISEEALTHLAEIGTKTTLRYAVQLLTPASLLGRVQGKETVEREQVEEINELFYDAKSSAKILKDQDHKFMK, from the exons ATGAAGATCGAGGAGGTAAAAAGCACAACAAAAACGCAGAGGATCGCCTCACACAGTCACGTCAAAGGACTGGGGCTAGACGAGGCCGGTAATGCTAAACAGACAGCATGTGGACTCGTGGGCCAGGAGGCTGCAAGAGAG GCTTGTGGCATCATCGTTGAGCTGATCCGCTCAAAAAAGATGGCAGGGAGGGCCATTTTACTGGCAGGGCCACCTGGAACAGGAAAG ACTGCCCTCGCCCTGGCTATGGCACAGGAGCTGGGAAACAAGGTACCATTCTGCCCCATGGTCGGCAGTGAGGTCTACTCATCTGAAATCAAGAAGACAGAAGTATTGATGGAGAATTTCAGGAGGGCGATTG GATTGCGCATCAAAGAAACAAAGGAGGTGTATGAAGGGGAGGTGACAGAGCTGACCCCGTGCGAGACCGAGAATCCCATGGGCGGCTACGGCAAAACCATCAGCCACGTCATCATCGGTCTGAAGACTGCCAAAGGCACAAAGCAGCTCAAG CTGGATCCCAGTATTTACGAGAGTCTACAGAAAGAGCGTGTGGAGGTGGGAGACGTCATCTACATCGAAGCTAACAGCGGAGCCGTGAAG AGACAAGGCCGCTGTGACACCTTTGCAACAGAGTTTGACCTGGAGGCAGAGGAATATGTTCCGCTGCCCAAAGGTGACGTCCACAAAAAGAAGGAGATAGTCCAAGATGTCACACTGCACGACCTGGATGTTGCAAATGCTCGCCCCCAG GGAGGCCAGGACATTCTCTCCATGATGGGACAACTGATGAAGCccaaaaagacagaaatcacAG ATAAGTTGCGTGCTGAGATCAACAAGGTGGTGAACCGCTATATAGACCAAGGTATAGCTGAGCTCGTACCCGGCGTGCTGTTCGTGGATGAGGTGCACATGCTGGACATTGAATGCTTCACGTACCTCCATCGAGCACTGGAAAGCAGCATCGCCCCCATTGTTGTATTCGCTTCTAACAGGGGAAACTGTTTAATCAG GGGGACGGAGGACATCAGTTCTCCACACGGCATTCCTCTGGACTTGCTGGACAGAGTCATGATCATTCGCACCATGTTGTACACACCACAGGAGATGAAGCAG ATCATCAAGATTCGGGCTCAGACCGAAGGAATCAGCAtcagcgaggaggctcttacaCACCTGGCAGAGATTGGCACCAAGACCACCCTCAG ATACGCTGTACAGCTGCTGACGCCGGCCAGTCTGTTGGGCCGCGTTCAGGGAAAAGAAACCGTGGAGAGGGAGCAGGTAGAGGAGATCAATGAGCTGTTCTATGACGCCAAGTCTTCAGCAAAAATCCTCAAAGATCAGGATCACAAGTTTATGAAATAA
- the rft1 gene encoding protein RFT1 homolog: MSSQDILESVSTLASYNVLLQVMFRVLTFLLNAFTLRFVSKELIGVVNVRLTLLYSTLVFLSREAFRRACLSGQSGKNHSWRTVINLLWMTVPLGVLWAVLLSCVWLWLLEVPDAHTVPYYSPAVVLFALSGVQELLAEPLWVLAQAHMFVRLKVVAESLAMIAKCSITVVLVVFSREWGLYIFSAAHLVYTGILGLCYAVYFIHFLGSKEAARNSFPLRRVKDLLPRRQYGEPLVDRNLARLTWSFFKQSFLKQILTEGERYVMTFLNVLSFGDQGVYDIVNNLGSMVARFIFLPIEESFYIFFAKVLERGRDVKSQKQEEVAIVAEVLECLLKLVLVIGLIITVFGYAYSHLALDIYGGSLLSSGSGPSLLQCYSCYVLLLAVNGVTECFVFAVMSQEEVDKYNFIMLALSVSFLFLSYVLTGWAGSVGFILANCLNMGLRILHSLLYIHQYFQLSRWKPLRGLLPSPPILLALGVSGVVTAVSEAFFCCDSGFLLRLVHIGVGAICLLGVLVAVLLTETKLVQFVSTQLLPRFRKKRT; encoded by the exons ATGAGCTCTCAGGACATACTGGAGAGTGTGTCCACTCTAGCGTCCTATAATGTGTTGCTACAG GTAATGTTCCGTGTGCTCACCTTTCTCCTGAATGCCTTTACGCTGCGGTTTGTGTCCAAAGAGCTGATTGGGGTTGTCAATGTCAG GCTTACACTGCTGTATTCCACATTAGTGTTTTTGTCCAGAGAGGCTTTCCGGAGGGCCTGTCTGAGCGGGCAATCGGGTAAAAACCACAGCTGGAGAACAGTTATCAATCTCCTATGGATGAC GGTACCCCTTGGTGTGTTATGGGCAGTACTGCTGTCATGTGTGTGGCTTTGGCTCCTGGAGGTCCCAGATGCTCACACCGTCCCTTACTACAGTCCTGCTGTGGTGCTGTTTGCCTTATCAGGGGTGCAGGAGCTCCTGGCGGAACCCTTGTGGGTCTTGGCTCAAGCTCACATGTTTGTCCGATTGAAAGTGGTGGCTGAAAGCTTAGCAATGATCGCAAAGTGCAGCATAACTGTGGTGCTGGTGGTGTTTTCCCGTGAATGGGGCCTTTACATCTTCTCTGCTGCTCAT TTGGTGTACACAGGGATCCTGGGGCTATGTTACGCTGTTTACTTCATTCATTTCCTGGGTTCCAAAGAGGCAGCGAGAAATAGTTTCCCACTGCGCCGTGTTAAAGATTTGCTGCCCCGCAGACAGTATGGAGAG cCGTTAGTCGACAGGAATCTAGCGCGGCTCACTTGGAGCTTCTTCAAGCAGTCCTTCCTGAAGCAGATCCTGACCGAGGGTGAGCGATACGTCATGACCTTTTTGAACGTCCTCAGCTTTGGAGACCAGGGTGTTTATGATATCGTCAACAATCTGGGCTCCATGGTGGCGCGCTTCATCTTCTTGCCAATTGAAGAAAGCTTCTACATATTCTTTGCCAAAGTGCTGGAGAGAGGGCGCGATGTCAAAAGTCAGAAACAG GAAGAAGTTGCCATTGTCGCAGAGGTCCTGGAGTGCCTGCTGAAACTGGTGCTGGTGATTGGTCTGATTATCACAGTGTTTGGTTATGCATACTCTCACCTGGCTCTGGATATTTATGGCGGCTCTCTGCTTAGTAGTGGGTCAG ggCCCAGTTTGCTGCAATGCTACAGCTGCTATGTCCTCCTGCTTGCTGTGAATGGTGTAACAGAgtgctttgtttttgctgtcaTGAGCCAAGAAGAGGTTGACAA GTACAACTTTATCATGCTGGCTCTGTCTGtctccttcctcttcctgtcATACGTACTGACAGGGTGGGCTGGCAGTGTTGGCTTCATACTAGCAAACTGCCTCAATATGGGCCTCCGTATCTTACACAGCCTGCTTTACATACACCAGTACTTCCAGTTGAGTCGGTGGAAACCTCTGCGAGGCCTGTTGCCCTCCCCTCCCATACTGCTGGCGTTAGGCGTCAGTGGAGTTGTCACAGCAGTTTctgag gcttttttctgctgtgacaGCGGCTTCCTTCTGAGGCTCGTCCATATCGGCGTGGGGGCAATATGTCTGCTTGGTGTGCTCGTAGCTGTTCTTCTCACAGAGACTAAGCTTGTTCAGTTTGTGAGCACTCAGCTGCTGCCTCGATTCAGAAAGAAGCGCACTTAA